In Candidatus Nitronauta litoralis, one DNA window encodes the following:
- a CDS encoding DUF2797 domain-containing protein — translation MTESVIYSGQLRKMEHDFAEPIQYFLSLDEKRREVSSQIGRMLTLEFEGTITCVECGRKIKKTYDQGYCFPCSRDLPENEMCSVRPELCEHENGNEASKKFWSEYCNVDHFVYLSLTSGVKVGVTRHWNIPSRWIDQGAVEGLIIAKTPERKLAGQIEVALAKHMADKTNWRKMLKGEVEEVDLIDWRNKVIQWVPVDLQQYLVQDENVQRLSYPVQTTPAKISSHNLDKEPAFTDRLTGIKGQYLILEKKVINLRKYGGYHLRFKFDD, via the coding sequence ATGACTGAATCTGTAATTTACTCTGGCCAGCTCCGAAAAATGGAGCATGATTTCGCCGAGCCTATCCAGTATTTTCTGAGCCTGGATGAAAAGCGCCGGGAAGTGTCTTCACAGATCGGAAGGATGCTGACGTTGGAATTCGAAGGCACAATCACCTGTGTCGAATGCGGCCGGAAAATTAAAAAAACATATGACCAGGGTTATTGTTTTCCCTGCAGCCGGGACCTGCCGGAAAACGAGATGTGTTCCGTTCGGCCCGAACTTTGTGAGCATGAGAATGGTAATGAAGCCTCAAAGAAGTTCTGGAGTGAATACTGTAACGTTGATCATTTTGTATACCTTTCGCTCACTTCAGGTGTGAAGGTTGGGGTGACCCGGCATTGGAATATTCCGTCTCGCTGGATTGACCAGGGGGCTGTGGAAGGACTTATCATCGCAAAAACACCGGAACGAAAATTGGCAGGTCAGATTGAAGTGGCGTTGGCAAAGCACATGGCGGATAAAACCAACTGGCGTAAAATGCTAAAAGGAGAGGTCGAGGAAGTTGATCTGATCGATTGGCGGAACAAGGTGATCCAATGGGTCCCTGTGGATCTCCAGCAGTATCTGGTTCAGGATGAAAATGTTCAGAGATTGAGTTATCCGGTTCAAACGACACCTGCAAAAATATCGAGCCATAACCTCGATAAAGAACCAGCGTTTACAGACCGGTTGACTGGCATCAAGGGCCAATACCTGATCCTGGAGAAGAAGGTAATTAATTTAAGGAAATATGGCGGATATCATTTGAGGTTTAAGTTTGACGACTAG
- a CDS encoding MBL fold metallo-hydrolase: MANFIYLIGDRDTRECMVVDPAWDVDGLLKILEEDEMKLTGALVTHYHPDHVGGHIFGMDIIGLPRLMEKNPVPVYVNKHEAEGVKQVTGLSDTDLKSVDSEDKLKIGNIEISCLHTPGHTPGSQCFRVEDGLIAGDTLFLQGCGRVDLPGGDSETLYHTLTKRLTKIQNEVVLYPGHNYGGKGSAPMGTVRSSNYYLNVNSLEEWFRLMGA; encoded by the coding sequence ATGGCAAATTTTATTTATCTGATCGGGGATCGTGATACGCGCGAATGCATGGTTGTGGACCCCGCGTGGGATGTTGACGGATTGCTTAAAATCCTGGAAGAGGATGAGATGAAGCTGACCGGTGCGTTGGTAACACACTATCATCCAGACCATGTAGGGGGACATATTTTTGGTATGGACATCATCGGCCTTCCCCGGTTGATGGAAAAGAATCCGGTGCCGGTGTATGTAAACAAACATGAGGCAGAAGGGGTGAAGCAAGTGACTGGGCTTTCAGACACTGATTTAAAGTCAGTCGATAGCGAAGACAAATTAAAGATTGGCAACATTGAAATAAGTTGCCTGCATACTCCAGGTCATACACCCGGTTCACAATGTTTTCGAGTTGAAGATGGATTGATTGCGGGCGATACGCTGTTCCTGCAAGGGTGCGGGCGGGTTGATCTTCCCGGGGGCGACAGCGAAACCTTGTATCATACCCTGACCAAGCGATTGACCAAGATTCAAAATGAAGTTGTGCTGTATCCCGGTCACAATTATGGGGGAAAAGGGTCGGCCCCGATGGGTACAGTGCGAAGTTCAAATTATTATCTTAACGTCAATAGTCTGGAAGAGTGGTTTCGCCTCATGGGGGCCTAG
- a CDS encoding S1/P1 nuclease, which yields MPFEKIRHTRIVRFLYIAGCFVVLLASAFPAQVWAWGPQGHRIIAQIAEERLKPEIWQAIQDEFSIKHLADVANWADQIKSDRRETRPWHYCNIAEGELLYLQQRDCPHGECVIEKTHFFREELLNPSVVGRKRKEAFMFLVHFVGDIHQPLHMGNAADRGGNTIKVMVSGERTNLHAVWDHDLIHTQGQSLVKYAAKLSASIQKENALEWGARRLVEWANESRKLAVHQGYPLELNDQGELSRHYLKAGEQAVELQLKKAGVRLADLLNKTLKP from the coding sequence ATGCCTTTTGAAAAAATCCGGCATACGAGAATAGTCAGGTTCCTATATATTGCAGGGTGCTTTGTGGTCTTATTGGCATCAGCTTTTCCTGCTCAGGTTTGGGCCTGGGGGCCGCAAGGGCATCGCATTATTGCTCAGATTGCCGAGGAACGCCTTAAACCGGAAATCTGGCAAGCCATCCAGGACGAGTTTAGCATAAAGCATCTCGCGGATGTCGCCAATTGGGCAGACCAGATCAAGAGTGACCGTAGGGAAACCCGCCCGTGGCATTACTGTAATATTGCAGAAGGGGAGTTATTATATTTGCAGCAACGGGACTGCCCTCACGGTGAGTGCGTTATAGAGAAAACCCACTTCTTCAGGGAAGAGTTATTAAACCCCTCCGTTGTTGGAAGAAAACGAAAAGAGGCTTTCATGTTCCTGGTGCATTTTGTGGGAGATATTCATCAACCCCTGCATATGGGAAATGCGGCGGATCGCGGGGGGAATACAATAAAAGTGATGGTGAGTGGGGAAAGGACAAATCTGCATGCTGTATGGGATCATGATCTCATCCATACTCAGGGCCAATCTCTGGTAAAATACGCAGCGAAATTGTCTGCCAGTATCCAGAAAGAAAATGCTCTGGAATGGGGGGCACGCCGTTTGGTGGAATGGGCCAATGAATCGCGAAAACTGGCAGTACACCAGGGGTATCCACTTGAGTTAAACGACCAGGGTGAATTATCCAGACATTACCTTAAGGCAGGAGAGCAAGCCGTTGAGCTCCAGCTAAAAAAGGCCGGTGTCCGTTTGGCGGATTTACTCAATAAAACTTTGAAACCATAA